In one window of Azotobacter salinestris DNA:
- the fucP gene encoding L-fucose:H+ symporter permease yields the protein MPTRREFVHRDKLLPFILLVCCFAAWGVVANMTDPLVQVFSTVFSMSSLQASLVQFAYYGAYFLLAIPAALINQHYSYKTGVLVGLGLAISGALLFYPASLAMTYGLFLLALFTLAGGLAILETSANPFVISMGPEGNATRRLNLAQSFNPVGTNIGVLLAATLILPNLNSATAVERATMSQADLLTIRSTELQAVMLPYVGFAFVLLAIWIGIALTRMPAQEKAKAKEAQPGNGGFAAICGRLFHNAHYRWGVVALFFYIAAQTCTWTFTIQYAQQATGADHASAGMYLQYSMIVFLVARFVATWAMGYVRPSLLLVLLGFAAAGLCLYAVLNPGASGVWALVAVSACLSLMFPTIYGIALMGLSEEETKFGSAGLVMTLLGGALMPMVQGAAIDAYGAAASFAVPGFCFLPVAAYGLFHLSTSKAGLFDFRSTARKVAELA from the coding sequence ATGCCGACACGTCGAGAATTCGTACACCGGGACAAGCTCCTGCCCTTCATCCTGCTGGTCTGCTGCTTCGCCGCCTGGGGCGTGGTCGCCAACATGACCGACCCGCTCGTGCAGGTCTTCAGCACGGTCTTCAGCATGAGTTCCCTGCAGGCCTCGCTGGTCCAGTTCGCCTACTACGGGGCGTATTTCCTGCTGGCCATCCCGGCGGCGCTCATCAACCAGCACTACTCCTACAAGACCGGCGTGCTGGTCGGCCTGGGCTTGGCCATCAGCGGGGCGCTGCTCTTCTATCCCGCCAGCCTGGCGATGACTTACGGCCTGTTCCTGCTGGCGCTGTTCACCCTGGCCGGCGGGCTGGCGATCCTGGAAACCTCGGCGAACCCCTTCGTCATCTCCATGGGGCCTGAAGGCAACGCGACCCGCCGCCTGAACCTCGCGCAGTCCTTCAACCCGGTCGGGACCAACATCGGCGTCCTGCTGGCGGCCACCCTGATCCTACCGAACCTGAACTCCGCCACGGCCGTCGAGCGGGCCACGATGAGCCAGGCGGACCTGCTCACCATCCGCTCGACCGAACTGCAGGCGGTCATGCTGCCCTACGTCGGCTTCGCCTTCGTCCTGCTGGCGATCTGGATCGGCATCGCTCTGACCCGCATGCCGGCCCAGGAGAAAGCGAAGGCGAAGGAAGCGCAGCCGGGCAACGGCGGGTTCGCCGCCATTTGCGGGCGACTGTTCCACAACGCGCATTACCGCTGGGGGGTCGTGGCGCTGTTCTTCTACATCGCGGCCCAGACCTGCACCTGGACCTTCACCATCCAGTACGCGCAGCAGGCCACCGGCGCCGACCACGCCTCGGCCGGGATGTATCTGCAATACAGCATGATCGTCTTCCTCGTCGCGCGCTTCGTGGCGACCTGGGCGATGGGTTATGTCCGTCCCTCCCTGCTGCTGGTGCTGCTTGGCTTCGCGGCCGCGGGCCTTTGCCTCTATGCCGTCCTCAACCCCGGCGCCTCCGGTGTCTGGGCGCTCGTGGCGGTCTCCGCCTGCCTCTCGCTGATGTTCCCGACCATCTACGGCATTGCGCTGATGGGACTCAGCGAGGAGGAGACGAAGTTCGGCTCGGCGGGGCTGGTCATGACGCTCCTGGGCGGCGCATTGATGCCGATGGTCCAGGGCGCGGCGATCGACGCCTACGGCGCGGCAGCTTCCTTTGCGGTGCCGGGATTCTGCTTCCTGCCGGTGGCGGCATACGGCCTGTTCCACCTGAGCACCTCGAAGGCCGGCCTGTTCGACTTCCGCTCCACCGCACGCAAGGTGGCCGAACTCGCGTGA